The proteins below are encoded in one region of Paenibacillus sp. YYML68:
- a CDS encoding DEAD/DEAH box helicase, which yields MQTTERKDHVKPLNEHVELHYEREWFEELHARSLRNGPWDDWAMFKLAVEAERAKLIHSFDELQCLSHLPNLVPMDHQIDTAKRVLMDMRGRAILADEVGLGKTIEAGLILKEYMIRGLIRKVLILVPASLVLQWVRELNQKFGISAVAQKKAYMWAQNDIVVASMDTAKRDPHRSIVLEQEYDMLVIDEAHKLKNKKTTNYQFIVELRKKYCLLLTATPVQNDLKELYNLINLLKPGQLGGQSSFQSNFVVDKRIPKNEQQLQAQLSKVMIRNRRSDGNVSFTKRIVRNIPLQLSEEEQALYDGVTSFVKTRYEESGGDMNSALSLVTLQREVCSSRDAVFITLVNMFKKTAEDSPLRPKIWELVELIRGIKANTKAEKVLELIESVNEKVIIFTEYRASQEYLLQYLKDRKITAVPYRGGMNRGKKDWMMDLFRNRAQVLIATEAGGEGINLQFCHHMINFDLPWNPMRVEQRIGRVHRLGQQNDVKIYNLSTSGTIEEHILSLLHEKINMFELVIGGLDTILERLEKTTSLESHLAKMILASQDEGEIKRQLDELGQSFTLLRSEVEHDKPEPSAIASLLHAVGNPVTDMPVSEEAHR from the coding sequence ATGCAAACAACTGAGCGCAAAGACCACGTGAAACCGCTGAATGAGCATGTCGAGCTTCATTATGAACGGGAATGGTTTGAGGAGCTGCACGCACGTTCGCTGCGCAACGGTCCTTGGGACGACTGGGCCATGTTCAAGCTGGCCGTCGAGGCCGAGCGCGCGAAGCTCATTCATTCGTTCGACGAGCTGCAATGCCTCTCCCATCTGCCGAACCTGGTCCCGATGGATCACCAGATCGATACCGCGAAGCGCGTGCTGATGGACATGCGCGGACGCGCCATACTCGCAGATGAGGTGGGGCTTGGCAAGACGATTGAAGCCGGACTTATCTTGAAGGAATATATGATACGCGGACTGATCCGCAAGGTGCTCATACTCGTCCCGGCATCGCTCGTGCTGCAATGGGTGCGGGAGCTGAACCAGAAGTTCGGCATCTCTGCCGTTGCCCAGAAGAAGGCGTACATGTGGGCGCAGAACGACATCGTCGTCGCCTCGATGGATACGGCCAAGCGCGACCCTCACCGCAGCATCGTGCTCGAGCAGGAATACGACATGCTGGTCATCGATGAGGCGCACAAGCTGAAGAACAAGAAGACGACGAACTACCAATTCATAGTAGAGCTACGCAAAAAGTACTGCCTCCTCCTCACCGCCACTCCGGTGCAGAACGATCTGAAGGAGCTGTACAACCTGATCAACCTGCTCAAGCCCGGCCAGCTCGGCGGCCAATCCAGCTTCCAGTCGAACTTCGTCGTCGACAAGCGCATCCCGAAGAACGAGCAGCAGCTGCAGGCGCAGCTGAGCAAGGTCATGATCCGCAACCGACGCAGCGACGGCAACGTCTCTTTCACGAAGCGCATCGTGCGCAACATTCCGCTGCAGCTGTCAGAAGAGGAGCAGGCGCTGTACGACGGCGTCACGAGCTTCGTCAAGACACGCTATGAGGAGTCCGGCGGCGATATGAACAGCGCCCTGTCGCTCGTCACGCTGCAGCGCGAGGTGTGCTCGAGCCGGGATGCCGTGTTTATTACACTCGTGAATATGTTTAAGAAAACAGCAGAGGACTCTCCCCTCCGTCCGAAAATATGGGAGCTCGTCGAGCTCATCCGTGGCATCAAGGCGAATACGAAGGCGGAGAAGGTGCTCGAGCTGATCGAATCGGTGAACGAGAAGGTCATTATTTTCACCGAATACCGGGCGTCACAGGAATATTTGCTCCAATACTTGAAGGATCGCAAAATTACAGCCGTTCCGTACCGCGGCGGTATGAACCGAGGCAAGAAGGACTGGATGATGGACCTGTTCCGCAACCGCGCCCAGGTGCTCATCGCAACCGAGGCAGGCGGCGAAGGGATCAACCTGCAATTCTGCCACCATATGATTAACTTCGACCTGCCGTGGAACCCGATGCGGGTCGAGCAGCGGATCGGACGGGTCCACCGTCTCGGTCAGCAGAACGACGTCAAGATCTACAACCTGTCGACGTCAGGGACGATTGAGGAGCATATCTTGTCGCTGCTGCATGAGAAGATCAACATGTTCGAGCTCGTCATCGGCGGCCTCGATACGATACTGGAGCGGCTGGAGAAGACGACTTCCCTGGAGTCCCACCTGGCGAAAATGATTCTCGCCTCGCAAGACGAGGGCGAGATCAAGCGTCAGCTCGACGAGCTAGGTCAGTCGTTCACACTGCTGCGCAGCGAGGTCGAGCACGACAAGCCGGAGCCGTCTGCGATCGCCAGCCTGCTGCATGCCGTAGGCAATCCGGTAACGGATATGCCCGTCAGTGAGGAGGCGCACCGATGA
- the tnpA gene encoding IS66 family insertion sequence element accessory protein TnpA — protein sequence MNRVERQQAWRTRIENYRASGQTMVAWSKANNHTIHELKYWLKQIEGPPKSKRSKSASTFIPVIVPPSPVRSNLPTGSLRIHVGAASIELSESFDSTQLREVVKVLKDLC from the coding sequence ATGAATCGAGTAGAGCGGCAACAGGCATGGAGAACTCGCATTGAGAACTATCGAGCGAGCGGTCAAACCATGGTAGCCTGGAGTAAAGCCAATAACCATACCATCCATGAGCTGAAGTACTGGCTCAAACAGATCGAAGGCCCCCCAAAATCCAAACGATCAAAGTCTGCATCAACCTTCATCCCCGTTATCGTGCCACCTTCTCCCGTGCGTAGCAATCTGCCAACGGGATCCCTACGGATTCATGTTGGAGCGGCTTCTATTGAGCTGAGTGAGTCCTTCGACTCTACCCAGCTTCGTGAAGTCGTTAAGGTGCTGAAGGATCTATGTTGA
- a CDS encoding adenosylcobalamin-dependent ribonucleoside-diphosphate reductase — MKTMQQTKLEGLSEKIFLDRYAMKNADTSKTQVGDTVLVLTKDDPKFPAKEVGEVIEKAGRQVKVKLRSGEVVESSIEKLTLTLEKTPQQMWDRLAAAMASVEATPEKRKEWTDKFRYILEDWRLVPGGRIAAGADASDELTLFNCYVIPSPHDSRGGIMATLSEMTEIMARGGGVGINLSSLRPRRSVVRGVNGSSSGAVSWGGLFSYTTGLIEQGGSRRGALMLMMNDWHPDVVDFITVKQTMGQITNANLSVCVSNGFMKAVKEDLDWELVYPDTSDPDYDNVWNGDLDKWRQEGRNVITYRTVKAREIWHTIIESAWKSAEPGVVFMEYYNQMSNSWYFNPIICTNPCGEQGLPAWGVCNLSAINLSKFYDEEQHDVDWEELGKVVSYSVRFLDNVIDKTPYHFEENRLNQQNERRIGLGTMGLAELMIKLGIRYGSPESLEFLDKLYGFMARESYLASADIAAEKGSFTQFEAEKFLQSGFMKTMTSVYPEVGAAIQKKGMRNVTVITQAPTGSTGTMVGTSTGIEPYFAFEYYRQSRLGFDKQYVPIAQEWKDRHPDQELPSHFVTAMDLSAEDHIRAQAAIQKWVDSSISKTANCPSDFTVDETKRLYELAFDLGCKGVTIYRDGSRDVQVLQTEKKEEKAAVATAPAPATASDKQEQVQTVKSEPVEKQTMTQLSESLTVNIDAQTERVFDKQYKRRPQVLRGSTYKFNTPFGMAYITINDMNGSPSEIFLNVGKAGSDVFAMSEALGRVCSLFLRYGDHGNKVELLVKHLKGIGGSGAIGFGANRVESIADAVAKALEMHGDFTDTAEDYVTATQEEDVVQEAPTAQYAVSRSAATSLDLCPSCGTASLINSEGCKSCTNCGYSRCS; from the coding sequence TTGAAGACCATGCAGCAGACCAAATTGGAAGGCCTAAGCGAGAAAATATTTCTTGATCGATACGCGATGAAAAATGCGGATACAAGCAAGACACAGGTCGGCGATACGGTGCTCGTGCTGACGAAGGACGATCCGAAATTTCCAGCGAAGGAAGTCGGAGAAGTCATCGAGAAGGCAGGCAGACAGGTGAAGGTCAAGCTTCGGAGCGGCGAAGTGGTGGAGTCTTCGATCGAGAAGCTGACGCTAACCCTGGAGAAGACGCCGCAGCAGATGTGGGATCGTCTGGCTGCTGCTATGGCCTCTGTCGAAGCAACACCGGAGAAGCGCAAGGAATGGACGGATAAGTTCCGTTACATATTAGAGGATTGGAGGCTCGTACCCGGCGGACGAATTGCTGCAGGCGCTGACGCCAGCGATGAGCTGACGCTGTTCAACTGCTACGTCATTCCGTCCCCTCATGACAGTCGCGGTGGCATTATGGCTACGCTGAGCGAGATGACCGAGATTATGGCGCGCGGCGGCGGTGTAGGCATCAACTTGTCCTCGCTGCGTCCCCGCAGGTCGGTGGTGAGAGGCGTGAACGGCTCCTCGAGCGGCGCAGTATCGTGGGGCGGGCTGTTCAGCTACACAACGGGACTGATCGAGCAGGGCGGCAGCAGACGCGGCGCGCTCATGCTCATGATGAACGATTGGCATCCGGATGTAGTGGACTTCATTACCGTGAAGCAGACGATGGGCCAGATCACGAATGCGAACTTGTCCGTATGCGTCAGCAACGGCTTCATGAAGGCGGTCAAGGAGGACCTTGATTGGGAGCTCGTCTACCCCGATACGTCAGATCCAGATTACGACAACGTCTGGAACGGCGATCTGGATAAGTGGCGTCAGGAAGGACGCAACGTCATTACGTACCGTACGGTGAAGGCACGTGAGATCTGGCATACGATCATCGAGTCGGCCTGGAAGTCGGCGGAGCCTGGCGTCGTATTCATGGAATACTATAACCAGATGTCCAACAGCTGGTACTTCAATCCGATCATCTGCACGAATCCATGCGGCGAGCAGGGGCTGCCGGCGTGGGGCGTGTGCAACTTGTCGGCGATTAATTTGTCCAAGTTCTATGATGAGGAGCAGCATGATGTGGACTGGGAGGAGCTCGGGAAGGTCGTCTCGTACTCGGTCCGCTTCCTCGACAACGTCATTGACAAGACGCCGTACCACTTCGAGGAGAATCGTCTGAACCAGCAGAATGAGCGGCGGATCGGCCTCGGCACGATGGGGCTGGCGGAGCTGATGATCAAGCTTGGCATTCGTTACGGCAGTCCGGAGTCGCTGGAATTCCTCGATAAGCTGTACGGCTTCATGGCTCGTGAATCGTATCTGGCTTCGGCTGATATTGCGGCGGAGAAGGGCTCGTTCACACAGTTCGAGGCGGAGAAGTTCCTTCAGAGCGGCTTCATGAAGACGATGACGAGCGTCTATCCAGAGGTCGGAGCGGCGATTCAGAAGAAGGGAATGCGCAACGTCACGGTCATTACGCAGGCGCCGACAGGCAGCACCGGTACGATGGTCGGCACGTCGACCGGCATCGAGCCGTACTTCGCGTTCGAATATTATCGTCAGAGCCGTCTCGGCTTCGACAAGCAGTACGTACCGATCGCGCAGGAGTGGAAGGACCGTCACCCGGATCAGGAGCTGCCTTCGCACTTCGTGACTGCGATGGATCTGTCCGCAGAGGATCACATTCGGGCACAGGCCGCGATCCAGAAGTGGGTCGACAGCTCGATCTCGAAGACGGCGAACTGCCCATCCGACTTCACCGTCGATGAGACGAAGCGACTGTATGAGCTTGCGTTCGATCTCGGCTGCAAGGGCGTGACGATCTACCGCGATGGCAGCCGCGATGTGCAGGTGCTCCAGACGGAGAAGAAGGAGGAGAAGGCAGCCGTTGCTACGGCTCCAGCTCCAGCCACGGCCTCCGACAAGCAGGAGCAGGTGCAGACGGTGAAGAGCGAGCCTGTTGAGAAGCAGACGATGACGCAGCTCTCCGAGTCTCTGACCGTGAACATCGACGCGCAGACCGAGCGCGTATTCGATAAGCAGTACAAGCGCCGCCCACAGGTGCTGCGCGGCTCCACTTACAAGTTCAATACGCCGTTCGGCATGGCGTACATTACGATTAATGACATGAACGGCTCGCCGAGCGAGATCTTCCTGAACGTCGGCAAGGCCGGCTCCGACGTGTTCGCGATGTCCGAGGCGCTCGGCCGCGTCTGCTCCTTGTTCCTGCGATACGGCGACCACGGCAACAAGGTCGAGCTGCTCGTCAAGCATCTGAAGGGCATCGGCGGCTCCGGCGCTATCGGCTTCGGCGCGAACCGCGTCGAATCGATCGCCGATGCGGTAGCGAAGGCGCTCGAGATGCACGGCGATTTCACCGACACCGCAGAGGACTACGTGACGGCCACGCAGGAGGAGGACGTCGTGCAGGAGGCGCCGACGGCTCAATACGCCGTCTCGCGCAGCGCCGCAACGTCGCTCGACCTGTGCCCGTCGTGCGGCACCGCCTCGCTGATTAACAGCGAGGGGTGCAAGAGCTGCACGAACTGCGGGTATAGCAGGTGCTCGTAG
- the dat gene encoding D-amino-acid transaminase, which translates to MSRSHENWVWYNNELVPRKSVSISPDDRGYYFGDGIYEVYRVYRGVIFEANGHYDRLKRTAEALRIPLHDTAETLNKKLNELVQKNGLDTGTIYLQITRGAAPRAHPFPAAAEPVMLAYTTEYERPLAAMRSGIAAVTSEDIRWLRCDLKTLNLLANVLAKQEALDRGAQEVVLHRSGTVTECSASNMMMVKDGILYTHPANNLILHGITRQVVLKLARQSGMTVKEEPFTTAQLAQADEAFITGTTVEITPVIKLDDAPIAEGVPGPVTRKLQEAFEAYITTTA; encoded by the coding sequence ATGTCACGCTCACATGAGAACTGGGTATGGTATAACAACGAGCTGGTTCCTAGAAAATCCGTCTCGATCTCGCCCGATGATCGCGGCTATTACTTCGGAGACGGCATCTATGAGGTGTATCGAGTATATCGTGGAGTCATCTTCGAGGCGAACGGTCATTATGACCGATTGAAGCGAACGGCGGAGGCGCTGCGCATCCCGCTGCACGATACAGCCGAGACGCTGAATAAGAAGCTGAACGAGCTCGTGCAGAAGAACGGACTTGACACAGGCACGATCTATCTGCAAATCACCAGAGGCGCCGCACCGCGCGCGCATCCGTTCCCCGCAGCGGCCGAACCGGTCATGCTCGCGTATACGACCGAATACGAGCGTCCGCTCGCGGCGATGCGTAGCGGCATCGCCGCTGTGACGAGCGAGGACATCCGCTGGCTGCGGTGCGACCTGAAGACGCTCAATCTGCTCGCGAACGTGCTCGCCAAGCAAGAGGCGCTCGACCGCGGCGCACAAGAGGTCGTCCTGCACCGCTCGGGCACTGTAACCGAATGCAGCGCGTCTAACATGATGATGGTGAAGGACGGCATCCTGTACACGCATCCGGCGAACAACCTCATTCTCCACGGCATAACACGCCAGGTCGTGCTGAAGCTCGCCCGGCAGTCAGGCATGACGGTCAAGGAAGAGCCATTCACGACGGCGCAGCTCGCGCAAGCCGATGAGGCGTTCATCACCGGTACGACGGTCGAGATTACGCCTGTTATTAAGCTGGATGACGCACCTATAGCAGAAGGTGTACCAGGCCCTGTGACACGCAAGCTGCAGGAGGCGTTCGAGGCGTACATAACCACAACTGCATAA
- a CDS encoding biotin/lipoate A/B protein ligase family protein, protein MEKWRYIRSGLGAPAYNMAVDEAILTAHSEGKVPPTVRFYGWSPATLSVGYFQKALQEVDFAAVEQAGLGFVRRATGGRVVLHDRELTYSIIVSEEYPGIPRSVTEAYRVLSEGLLLGFRGLGLQAEMVQLASAEEQEKYASMGSAACFDSPSWYELVVEGRKVAGSAQTRAKGVVLQHGSILLELDSEQLFGLLTFSTERIKERMKQQFERKAVAINDVLLAAGREKTTLAEVERSFEAGIAQGLGIELVEGELTDYELELVRQLGAEKYGNEEWNKRR, encoded by the coding sequence ATGGAGAAGTGGCGTTACATTCGGTCGGGGCTCGGTGCTCCGGCTTACAATATGGCGGTGGATGAGGCGATCTTGACCGCGCACAGCGAAGGGAAGGTGCCGCCGACGGTGCGGTTCTACGGCTGGTCGCCGGCGACGCTGTCGGTCGGGTACTTCCAGAAGGCGCTGCAGGAGGTGGACTTCGCTGCTGTGGAGCAGGCGGGACTCGGCTTCGTGCGCAGGGCGACAGGTGGACGAGTTGTACTGCACGACCGCGAGCTGACGTACAGCATCATCGTGTCGGAGGAGTATCCGGGCATCCCCCGCAGTGTGACGGAGGCGTACCGCGTGCTGAGCGAGGGGCTGCTGCTCGGCTTCCGCGGGCTCGGCCTGCAGGCGGAGATGGTACAGCTAGCGAGCGCCGAGGAGCAGGAGAAGTATGCGTCGATGGGCTCGGCGGCGTGCTTCGACTCACCCTCGTGGTACGAGCTTGTCGTCGAGGGCCGCAAGGTGGCTGGCAGCGCACAGACGCGGGCGAAGGGTGTCGTGCTGCAGCACGGCTCGATCTTGCTCGAGCTCGACTCGGAGCAGCTGTTCGGACTGCTGACGTTCTCGACCGAGCGGATCAAGGAGCGGATGAAGCAGCAGTTCGAGCGCAAGGCGGTGGCGATTAACGATGTGCTGCTGGCAGCCGGGCGCGAGAAGACGACGCTCGCCGAGGTGGAGCGGTCGTTCGAGGCGGGCATCGCGCAAGGGCTGGGCATCGAGCTGGTGGAGGGCGAGCTGACAGACTACGAGCTGGAGCTCGTGCGGCAGCTGGGGGCGGAGAAGTACGGGAATGAGGAATGGAATAAGCGGAGGTAA
- the tnpB gene encoding IS66 family insertion sequence element accessory protein TnpB (TnpB, as the term is used for proteins encoded by IS66 family insertion elements, is considered an accessory protein, since TnpC, encoded by a neighboring gene, is a DDE family transposase.), translating into MLSISSAHQVYLAAGATDLRKSIDGLAAIVQECFGLNPFSKCLFVFCNRERNKLKLLYWDHNGFWLFYRRLERGTFQWPSSTERTVAISARELRWLLDGLALTQRQAHRAVTADNAW; encoded by the coding sequence ATGCTGAGCATCTCGAGTGCGCATCAGGTCTATCTGGCCGCTGGAGCAACGGATCTTCGAAAATCGATTGACGGACTGGCGGCAATCGTTCAAGAATGCTTTGGCCTGAATCCCTTCTCCAAGTGCCTCTTCGTCTTCTGCAATCGAGAGCGCAACAAGCTCAAACTGCTGTACTGGGACCATAACGGCTTCTGGCTATTTTATCGCCGGTTAGAGCGCGGCACCTTCCAATGGCCGAGCAGCACGGAACGTACGGTTGCGATCTCGGCACGCGAGCTACGCTGGCTGCTGGATGGACTGGCGCTCACACAGCGGCAGGCACACCGGGCCGTTACAGCAGACAACGCCTGGTAA
- the tnpB gene encoding IS66 family insertion sequence element accessory protein TnpB (TnpB, as the term is used for proteins encoded by IS66 family insertion elements, is considered an accessory protein, since TnpC, encoded by a neighboring gene, is a DDE family transposase.), with protein sequence MLTVPSSIPVYLASGSTDLRKSIDGLAALVQEVYALNPFSSSLFVFCNRQRDKLKILYWDVNGFWLFYRRLERGTFQWPTDDSHATIALTRRELNWLLDGLSIEQQQAHPVVSVQAVV encoded by the coding sequence ATGTTGACCGTTCCGAGTAGCATTCCCGTGTATTTAGCAAGCGGCAGTACGGACCTACGCAAGTCGATCGATGGCCTGGCCGCTCTGGTGCAGGAGGTGTATGCACTCAACCCCTTCTCGAGTAGCTTGTTCGTGTTCTGCAATCGACAGCGAGACAAGCTCAAGATTCTGTATTGGGATGTAAATGGCTTCTGGCTGTTCTACCGCCGCCTCGAACGCGGCACCTTCCAGTGGCCGACTGACGACAGCCATGCGACCATCGCGCTGACTCGTCGCGAATTGAACTGGTTACTGGATGGACTGTCGATCGAGCAGCAGCAAGCGCATCCTGTGGTTTCCGTTCAAGCGGTGGTGTAG
- the tnpA gene encoding IS66 family insertion sequence element accessory protein TnpA — protein sequence MTKKELRRQEWIARVSDYEASGQTMKAWCAEQGVTKDQLRYWLRTLNERTSGKSSGNTSNSFIPLTLSDSSNPTSSCIIVHAGAARLEVRSGFDAKLLHDVVSALTVSC from the coding sequence ATGACGAAGAAAGAGCTGAGAAGACAAGAATGGATCGCTCGTGTCTCGGACTATGAAGCGAGCGGACAGACCATGAAAGCATGGTGCGCCGAACAAGGCGTGACCAAGGACCAATTGCGTTATTGGCTTCGTACACTTAACGAACGTACTTCTGGTAAATCCTCTGGCAACACCAGTAATTCCTTCATTCCACTGACCCTATCGGATTCGAGTAATCCAACATCCTCCTGCATCATCGTTCATGCGGGTGCCGCTCGTCTTGAAGTACGATCAGGCTTCGATGCCAAGCTTCTTCATGACGTCGTCAGCGCTCTAACGGTCTCATGCTGA
- a CDS encoding YqhG family protein has protein sequence MTMTSEQIRSYVLRYLDAESCELLEKHPAYVTVKLSPSADKDLNHRPYYWSFVERTGVEPETMTCTFIFDPERYGELHPQAQPGGPAPGISTAAPPGFAGTTAPGVAGGPSPAQGSVPGATPSPTAAAPSPGFAGTTAPGVAGGPSPAQGSAPGAAPSPTAAVPSPGFAPSPAAATTAHGSAPAGAAPATAAGAGALAAPPAQPAAGQPAAPGQPTGDSILGRYFGFVPTSFTARTPRDELTYGSRRLEQIFAAVKGKGRFVRLFEAQPPADPRQRDTSTIPYDTWLAVNYLVELSCDMKRSEIHSIGIQLQTGELREQFQDWIDSRKLTPRLPARVYVTPDRITLPRAVLFLEQHLETKLAAYDHSWARDAQLRLSEEHTRVRDYYEPLLKAAEPEAKPDIEAQYDGRLKEVEWQYRPRILISAINCGLFHVPASNERQS, from the coding sequence ATGACGATGACAAGCGAGCAAATTCGATCGTACGTCCTCCGCTATCTGGACGCCGAGAGTTGCGAGCTGCTCGAGAAGCATCCTGCCTACGTCACCGTGAAGCTCTCGCCTTCGGCGGACAAGGACTTGAATCACCGTCCGTATTACTGGAGCTTCGTCGAGCGTACCGGCGTCGAGCCGGAGACGATGACGTGTACGTTCATCTTCGACCCCGAGCGCTACGGCGAGCTGCATCCGCAGGCGCAGCCAGGCGGTCCAGCGCCCGGCATCAGCACAGCGGCGCCGCCGGGCTTCGCAGGCACGACAGCGCCAGGCGTAGCTGGCGGGCCTAGCCCAGCTCAGGGCAGCGTACCGGGCGCTACGCCGAGCCCCACCGCCGCGGCGCCTTCGCCGGGCTTCGCAGGCACGACAGCGCCAGGCGTAGCTGGCGGGCCTAGCCCAGCTCAGGGCAGTGCGCCGGGCGCTGCGCCGAGCCCTACCGCCGCGGTGCCTTCGCCGGGCTTCGCGCCGAGCCCCGCGGCTGCTACGACTGCGCACGGCAGCGCCCCTGCCGGTGCCGCGCCCGCAACCGCTGCTGGCGCAGGAGCCCTCGCTGCGCCGCCCGCTCAGCCCGCCGCCGGACAGCCTGCCGCACCCGGACAGCCGACGGGCGACAGCATACTCGGCCGCTACTTCGGCTTCGTGCCGACGTCGTTCACCGCGCGCACACCGCGCGACGAGCTGACGTACGGCAGCCGCAGGCTCGAGCAAATTTTCGCCGCAGTCAAGGGCAAGGGACGCTTCGTGCGCCTGTTCGAGGCACAGCCGCCCGCCGATCCACGGCAGCGCGACACGAGCACGATCCCGTACGACACGTGGCTCGCAGTGAACTACCTGGTCGAGCTCTCGTGCGATATGAAGCGCAGCGAAATTCATTCGATCGGCATTCAGCTGCAGACCGGTGAGCTTCGCGAGCAGTTCCAGGACTGGATCGACAGCCGCAAGCTGACACCGAGACTGCCAGCACGCGTCTATGTCACTCCTGACCGGATCACGCTGCCGCGCGCCGTGCTATTCCTCGAGCAGCACCTCGAGACGAAGCTGGCCGCCTATGACCACAGCTGGGCTCGCGATGCGCAGCTGCGCCTCTCTGAGGAGCATACTCGCGTACGCGATTATTACGAGCCGCTGCTGAAGGCGGCCGAGCCGGAGGCGAAGCCTGACATCGAGGCGCAATATGACGGCCGCTTGAAGGAAGTCGAATGGCAATACCGACCTCGAATTCTAATATCTGCCATCAACTGCGGGCTGTTTCACGTACCGGCCTCGAACGAACGTCAGTCATGA